The following coding sequences lie in one Cannabis sativa cultivar Pink pepper isolate KNU-18-1 chromosome 5, ASM2916894v1, whole genome shotgun sequence genomic window:
- the LOC133038236 gene encoding uncharacterized protein LOC133038236 → MSTEDQSSRTGDNVPTNSSMNDPPDTRGQHNQGINIRARNPLEDPADPYYLHHGDNPGNVLVSQPLTGQDNYIAWSRAMQLAISVKNKLGFLDGSISKPPLSDHILYNAWIRNNNIVISWILNSVSKEISSSILYDESAAAIWTDLKVRFHQRNGPHIYNLRKDLMNLRQDNQSVSMYFTRLKTIWEQLSNYRPTCTCNGCTCGGVKKLQEHYHMEYIMSFLMGLSDFYSQVKSSILLMDPLPEVNRVFHLVSQEENQRGNTTSTADPNPNLAFAFRRNQNTQQ, encoded by the coding sequence ATGTCGACGGAAGATCAATCCTCAAGAACTGGAGACAATGTTCCAACCAATTCCTCCATGAACGATCCTCCAGATACCCGAGGTCAGCACAATCAAGGAATCAATATACGGGCTCGTAATCCTCTTGAAGACCCTGCCGATCCTTATTACTTGCATCATGGAGACAACCCAGGGAATGTTTTGGTTTCTCAACCTTTAACTGGACAAGACAACTACATCGCATGGAGTCGCGCTATGCAACTTGCCATTTCTGTCAAAAATAAACTCGGTTTCCTCGACGGTTCTATCTCTAAACCTCCTCTTTCTGATCATATTTTGTATAACGCTTGGATTCGTAATAACAATATTGTGATTTCTTGGATTCTCAACTCCGTGTCTAAGGAAATTTCGTCTAGCATATTATATGATGAATCTGCTGCCGCAATATGGACTGACTTAAAGGTCCGTTTTCATCAACGAAATGGTCCTCACATTTACAACCTCAGGAAAGATCTTATGAATCTCAGGCAAGACAATCAGAGTGTGAGTATGTACTTTACAAGGTTGAAAACTATATGGGAACAACTCTCCAATTACAGGCCGACTTGCACCTGCAATGGCTGCACGTGTGGAGGTGTCAAGAAATTACAAGAACACTACCATATGGAATATATTATGTCATTCCTTATGGGTTTATCCGATTTTTACTCGCAAGTGAAAAGCAGCATTCTCCTTATGGATCCTTTACCCGAAGTGAATAGGGTCTTTCATCTTGTTTCTCAAGAAGAAAACCAGAGAGGAAACACCACCTCTACTGCTGATCCCAATCCTAATCTTGCCTTTGCCTTTCGAAGGAACCAAAACACCCAACAATAA